The Aricia agestis chromosome 3, ilAriAges1.1, whole genome shotgun sequence genome includes the window catatgtgcaatgtgtgcaatgcacaggggcaccaaattgccatctttaggggcgccaaaaccaaggccCCAtagcctaaaggggcgccaaaacccttttttgcacacaggcgccagtagcccttacggggtcCCTGAAGCTACTACTTAACAGTTCACTTTACTCTTCTTGCTCCCAGGTGAACTACAGAGCGCTGTGTAATGCTTTGGATCTTCTTCATGCAACAGCAAGAGCACagccttgttaaaaatatatttttactaaattataaaatatgcttttTAATGTCTTAATTCTATATTGAGGTCATCAAGAAACTATGTACCGTATTCGTATTCAATGATAATAAGtttgacatttttaaaatatggaaGAGTATGTCTAAACCAGTGGTCCTGTCTCAACCTTCTTTTCaaacgggccacaaacatgttttggtcttggtgtctcGGGCCGcaacataatttttttaggtttaaaatataacgttcttcaaaatgaatgatttaaaaatggaacaaatttcacgactttcacgacgactgTCGGTGGACGTGAATTTCAatatggtttaacatcacgcgggtcACAGATAGCTGGTCTAAACTACCTACCTATAGGTACTCAACAGTGAACCAGCCTACTCGACCAACTCAACTGtactattttgaaattcacgcccaccggcaaaatagtgcATTCGTagtaaaaatcgcaaaaaaatgtCCACTTTACGTcgctaattttgaagaacgctattttttaaaaccctaaaaaattttggCCCACGACACCCAAGACCAAAACGCGTTTGAGGTCCGGATAAAAAAAGGTTCAGTACCCCACTGGTCTAAACTCTaaattttagttacctacttatattatgGTACAGTATATTTAGCTTCTTTTATtacctataattgtaaatacaCGGTAAAGAAATTACTAGGACATCCGCCATTTTGCCAGAAAGGAACGGCTaactacaaaataaaatgcGAACACTagagggccaacgctaaaactcgcgcgggcgcacgcttgcgtgtgtataaatgaaaatattttatatacataaataaaattcttcaCATTCGGTCGCTGCTGCTGCACTACTGGCGAGTGGCGACATATAAAAGCACTCAAAAACTATCAACAAGACTACTATTGGCAAGACAATCgcactgaaataataataacaccTAGATGGTAGACAGACAAAAAGTCAacactttatttacataatcatttatttagaCATACACATCGTATATCTCCAGAAGTTCCAGTTTGTTCATGTCTGCTTACTTACACTAACTTCATTCCTAACCAATGGAAGAAACAActgttttgtataaaattacatgATTCTCGATTTCCTCTGGGTTTGATTaccaaaattaattttacaatctACAACATATTTTGTGTAATGAGATCCAGAACAAATGTAGCTGGAGGCGGCTGTACAACAAAACACGCGCGCACACActcgcacacacacacacctacGGACGCGGGGGACGGCGGCCGCGCCGACCGCGACGCCGCTACTATAGTTATACTAACTCTGTATAATTATCATTAATCTAGGATCAGTTCAAAAAGGTATGATTTCAAAACTATAATGTCAATTGAATCTATTCAGCAATAATACTCGAGTTAATCtatttaatccatactatattattataatttatgtaaagTAACGACCATTAAGACGTGGCCAACGTCACGTACGACGTACGTTTTTTCTTAAAAAGAATTATTCTCTTAATTAATAACGTGGAATGGAATGACGAGCACCCCGACGCGGCCACGGCGCGGGGAACTTCGTCACCGACCTCTTAACCTGAAATACAACAAAAATGAGTTTAATCAGGTGTCTGGAGTTTAATCCACCAAAGTGGCCTAGTATTGTCATTTATACAGAAAAATTCTATGGAAATCACTTGAAATGATAAGACATGTGTAACATAAAAGCTACCAATACAGCAAGATTGTGATTGTGAATCAACAGGAGCTGACGTACCTTACAATTGGACTGAGATGACTATTGGCAGGTACAGGTGTGTGTCTAGTATGGTTGGTGCCTCTGGTTGGCTCTACCGCCGCCTCCCCCGCGCTGTTTGCCGCCTTGGAACCCCGCTGCAAATTATCACCCACTAAGTAAGTTTTGTCTAATACAGCCACACAGCCACGAGTCCACTACTATTAAACACTGCTCATGCGAACACACAAGTTGCATAGTACGTTCTACATCTTGATTAACACCAATCATACTAATCACCTCCGGGTTTAGTATTGCACACTACATATGATACTATAAATTAGTTTAGTTGTCAGTGTAATTTTTGTTTATGTCCAAATCATGTTAAGAATAAACTAATATGTTAGatcattatattaataataataattttttaacatgCAATACAATACAGTGCTCcgaaagtgataatgcgcatagaaaatttcgtaatttttcggcaacgatcgatttcccgagcgtcggaagacgtatTTCATGGCTCCTCTGAGGCGCCAAGCGCCAGGAACTTTGATGGCTCCTCTCGAGCGCCACCCACCATGAATTGTAATTTATCGCTGTTTCGTCTGTttccaattgtttttcttttagtagtAAACTGATTAATAGTTCGTTTTAAGCATTTAGAAGTGATTATTGTATATacctattttataaaataattcggtGGCCATATTAATCACCAATTGCAAATGTTTAAGACTCGTGAAGTGTAAGTTTTATGCAATttcctaaaactaacactacaCATATTTTATGTGACAAATAAAGGCACTTTCATTGAGAGGAAATCTCATTTTGGCTCATCTCGGTCGCCACGCGCCATACAGAAAAGATACCCATGGCGCCTCTGCGGCGTCATCCGCACGGTATCGGTTAAAgcaaaacagcgctttgcagcgacatACGAGGCGCCTGAGGCGAGTGATATAggtagcacttattgacggaccggcgacagcggacagctaccggctatatgatatatttacttctatttcctttgaacaaggtgcaaaatgcaagtgcattgtttggggctcttacgtttcatagatttgGGTGttgtgattacgacaattagcgaagatttgcatgcgcattacTAATTTGGGAATACCGTATACTTTTATAAGGCAGACTAGAAAAATCCTAGCACGTAAGCACTTTGAATTATTACGTATTATGTATATTGGAAAAGGCGACTATATAATTTGAAAGCTTGTTCGCATAATCTAGCAAGGTCGCTACAACGTAAtgttttaaaaagtaaatacaGCGATGCTAGACAACGATGAAAACAGgccctttttttaaataaaagattattactataatttacGAAATGTCACAGAATAAGCACATTTCCTGAACAAGACAATTATCGAAGTATCAATGAATGACAACGAAACTAAGTATTTCTACGCGTGCTTATACCGTGCCTGTTTGCAAATTCGGTCAATCGAGGCGTATTGCGGCAAAAGTATTCGTTAGTCAGCGTAAATTTACAACTAGCTTGACCGCCGCAAAACCTCTCGTAGGATAGGATTTGCATGTGATAGCTACTCCGCGGGTCAAGCTGTATGGGGGTGAGGGCAGTACCTTTACCGCGAGGAGCCGCGCGCGCGCCGTAGCCGCCCTCGTACCCTCCGTAACCGCCGTAGTCTGCCCAACACAAAGCCATTAGTGTCCGCCCGCCCAGACACCGCacacaatatcaataaaatactctttttttttttgtatttttacacGAGTATCAAATGAACATCTAATCGGAGCTATGCTCCTGTGATAATTGTAACTTTAAAATGTGCAACTTGGCTGTGAAACTTATATTACTGAACAAAACTAAATGTTCGTTGGACATTTCACTATACTAGACGCTATCTTACTGCAGTAACCGAAAATAAAAAGCCCATTATAAAACCCAAATGAATAACTAAGACCTTCTCAAAGCATGCATTGTTAGTGTCACATATGGTGTGAGCCGCTGACTGCCGGCGTTGCGAAGCTGCGGTGGAGCGGCTCTCGGCGACGGATCGGGGTGGTAGGGATTTGGATTGGGATTATATATGGAAACACATTGATTTTTGGTAACAGCGCTTTATTTTAAAGCTTCATCTTATCTTTATCATTTTCACAATGTCTCTCCATATATTACCCCAATTACCCAAATGTAGCATGTGGCGAGAGCGTcaagtcaaataaaaaaaaatactaaaacaaaactcGGGCGACATTGCTACATATGTCAAAAGTGGTATTACAAATAAACACTTATAAAACGTAAGGCGGTAACATATATGTACAACATAGTACCTAGTGAAACAATGATAAAGAGTGATCGAAAGCATGCGCTCGCGAGTTGCGCCGTTGCTGCTATATTAgtgtaaataaacaaaattatgaCAGTTAAAATGATCCCTCTGTACAGGTTATTTGAAATGATTACTCGTAAATTACATAATGAGGTGGTTTCAAAGTTTCCACCAACAACCCGACAACATTCACTACACATTATCTCGATAGAATATTAATGTAAATATGCAGTtatatagaaaaataaatattttctacgCACTAAGTCATTACCTAAGGTTCACGCGACGTCGATCTCTCCTCATCGATCAAATATACACATCGTTCAGGAGTCGGAGGACGGAGGGTCAACCCGCTACATTAGCCTAGCGCGGCGGGCGGGGCGAGCGAGCCGATCGCCCGCCGCCTTACTCTACATTTATATTCTAAGGATCAGGTAACATCAGTCGAGGTAATGTGTCGGTGAGCACGCTAGCGTGCGCCGGCTCTAGTGCTGCTTGCCACGTTTACCGTAATTGGGGTATCCGGAGTAATCGTATCCGCCGTATCCGCCGTAGCCCCCGTAGCCGTCGTATCCGTAGCCGTAGCTGTCATATCCGGAGCCGTAGCCGCCCTGTCCGTAGCCATATCCGCCGTAGCCCTGGTTGCCCCAGGCGCCTCCCTGACCGCCGTACCCGCCGCGGCCGCCACGTCCCCCGCGCGCACCCCGCCCGCCGCGACCCCCTCGACCGCCCATACCCCCGGGACCGTCCGGTTTGGGTGTCGCTCGCTTTACGTCCACCTAgtcaaacaaataaaaattattaatttcaatttgCAACTTCAAAGTTAACTATTTCACATTATTCCATTAGTCCTTGTACATACCTCCTTTCCTGCAATGGTCTGTTTGGGCGTTTTCAGTAGTTCATTGACGACTTGTTCAGATTCAAAGGTTATGAAACAGAAACCCTTTCTTTGGTTCTTCGTTTTGTCGAATGGCATCTCCACTTCGAGGATCTGAAAAATgttgaaacaaaaattttaagtttGTTCAGGCATTTCAAGTAAATTCTTCAGGCTATAGATTAATCAGTGGCCCGGTTTTATCTTCACTGCTAATCTAGATATTAATATCTCACCAAAACCGTATTTTTCATCACTAAAATAGTATCTAGAATAATTTAttcttgaaattattttataatcattaataaaCTTACATTTCCAAAATTGCCAaagaagtttttaatttcatcatcTGAGATTTCGCTGCTTAGACCTCCAACAAATATTTTGCCGTTACGTGCCTTTGCCTTCTTGGGGTCTACTTTTTTGTTGTTGATCATGTGGTCGCCAGCAGCCATCACCTTGTCAATCGAGTCTGGTGACTTGAAGACAATGAATGCAAATCCTCGGGATCTTCCAGTGTTAGGGTCTGTCTTGACATTGATGCTCTCAATTTCACCGTAAGCACTGAAGTGGTCACGTAACTCCTctaagaaagaaaaataacattGTTAGAACAGTGAGCTACGATTCATACATTTAAGAATTAGTGTTGTGAGTACTCAGTATTGTGGGTAAAGCTTTCTTCAAATTACTTCAGAAGCAGAACTGAAATGTTCAtcatttaggtaaattatattgtgtgtAGAGTGTTATCATTAAATTTATTGGGGATACGTACTGTCCATAGTCTCCCAGCTCAATCCTCCCACAAAAAGTTTTCTGCAAATACAAAAGCTCTACTTAGAACAAGAGTGACAAGTTTAAGGCGCTTCACTCGCGACTATGAAACTGACTTAACAATTACAGTTTAAaattactaatactaatatGCAGTACTTGTTTACAGTACTTTACAGCTACTTTTTTAAAGGTAAAACAAAACTCCAAGCACTGCAGCAAATGAATTTCAGAAACCTGTATAAAGAATTGCAAAAAATTTAAGATTACAAGTACAACGAGAAAAACAAGAATGTTACAGTAATATCGCAAGATTTGAAATTGGCAAGTGTGAACAAGGCCCAAAGTTAAGTGGCCAAGACAAACGGAACTAGTCAGTTTGGTCGTAGTTTTACTTTGTGTGAGCCCTTGCGGATATATACCATGACGTCCTCCGGCGGCTGCTGCAGCGGCGGCGCAGGCTCACACCTGCAGAGAGACAGGGCGTTAGTAGCGCTCCAAACTGACCGCGGCGCCGAGGGCCCGCCGGCCGCCGGCCGCCCCACGCGCTACATACAATGATACACCTCGGCGCCGACCGCCGTACGCACTAACACCGATTTAAAATCTTGCAAAACGCTACCGTTATTCAATACCCGAACGGTCAAGCCTGCCTTAACCGTAACATTCGAAAAGCGAGTTGAAATTTCCAATTCTGAAGCAAAATCGATAGCGGGACCGCGCCGGCGAAATCGGAATGACGCGCACATGACGCCATTTTACTTGATGCGGCTAAAAATTATTTACGAGATATAACCTGGAAATTATACTGAAAGGAGAACTATGACAACAGAGACTTAACATTAAACGCGACAAAcccaaattataataaaatacattaaatttaCAACAGATTTGTAAGattaaaatagattaaaaacGCCGTTAAGAATAATTAGCGGGCCGACGCCGCCATTACGGCGGTTGTGTATGAGTAATGTTCCTACATGGAAATTTACAATGAAAGTAAGTAATATAGacataataaacttaaaaaacatagGAAAAAAGTAAATCATTTACATTAACACTGTACAAAACATTAAATCGTAGACTTATACCTGTCGTCATCGCGTCCGGGGGCTTCAGCACTGTTGTGTTCTTGTCCATCGCCTCCACCGTTCTCGCCATTTCCATTCAGTTGATTTTCAGTAACATCttgtgcaaagttatcgttaTTTGCCATTATCACTAAAATAGGCTTAAAttaattactataaaactaTAACCTAAGGTCTCTACACGACCTTCAACGTTGAATGCCAAATGCAGAAGAATGACGGGAAATTACTGGAGTGAGTCGGCGCGAAATATTTCTAGATGTTGGCCATTCAAGAATAGACGCGTTTTTTGCAAAATGTTCCATCCCTACCAAAATTTCAGCCAATCACGAGTTCGGATTGCGTGAGAGGTCAATGGCACTTTTTTATGTAAGCGAGAAAGTAGACCGTTTAATGTAAGTGCAAAAGAGATGCACgatacacagaagaaaatcaATATCATTACCAACATGACAATAAAATACCGCGTTGTCAAATGTCCACAGACTATAGCTAAAAATGTGTTCCCAATATAAAGAAAGTGGTGAATttccatttattttaaaacattgattcccaaagtggtccatgTGGACCCACAGGGGTCCACGGGAGCGGCTCCCGGGGAGCCCGACAGGGGTCTACGCttggaaaaaaatgggggtctACAAGTCGTTAAAGGGggtctataaaaatgtatttggtgaACCGACTCGCCGATGCCGCGCTGCCCGCCAGTCTAGTTAAAATCGTGCCACTTTTCAGAATAATTCTATTGCTTCGcttgaatttaataaataaaactcaaGCGATGTCATGTTAtttattaaccgattcagtgcggatgacacgggagccgtgtcatacgcgtttttaacgtgtggcgtatgacacgggagtcgtgtcatttgaaaaacgattgtatctccctcaaattacactttagaaggttctactctgaacaaaatcatcttaattttccacgtagaacaagcttataggcttcctctctgaatattctgtgaattgaaaaaagtaggtgcCTTCTCCTTTTTTAAGCCCAccatacattatccaaaatttctgatcactaaaattcggacgcccgccggaacgtactctgttcatacattttgttgtggaccccgcatactatcaaaattctgacgtgtcaaaatgtatgagcgtccgactttttctgataataaattcggataatgtgcagccgggctttttaatagtaaacttttaagaaaataaagaagtaatattgggagacttcatggttcccatcatcagatcaccacttttgtgaacatggtaccaactcagaaccggatcaatcggaacaaataccttatacaacaaaagaaaaattttgaaaatccgttcacaaacagcggagtaatcgttgaacacacaaaaaaatatccacagccaaacgtataacctcctcttttttggaagtcggataaaaaatattaactacgaACTTCTatatctacgaacgtataatttactttggaaacccagatctattgaatataggtaggtactaatttttctaactttgaaacctacaaaaggtttgtaacatctgaataaaaaaatcgcttacctgccattttcaggtttacacttagtaaaactactcgaaatcaacttaaaacaacgtagccttccgtcaACAACAATAGTTTgggtttaattaaataaattaagttaatacaagcgtaaaaaccaaaaaaaaacataaagctttttgaacgtggcggagtagatgacacggtagccgtgtcatctactcctatggcgtatgacacggctcacgtgtcacgggaaaattgtatgccgccacgactgaaagtcttcaaaaaggtaCGCCGAATTGAATCGGTTAAGGCTCCAGTACACAATGGCCTGTGATGGGCCACGTATTGCAATGCACAACTggtgcgtcaagaatgtctaggaggcgaaacttttttttaagcaatagcagcactcttttgacatttttccctttgttgtatcaatactctatgacataaaatttacaaaacaaagattttcaatttgcatAAATTTAGTTTCacaatgtgaaaactacatgttactgtgattaatatgaataattaaagtgaaagacgtgtcataagtgctgaaaatttgaagatttgcattgaagaaaaatagtttcgtcagttagttagttagtctttgaca containing:
- the LOC121740281 gene encoding RNA-binding protein squid isoform X1 — its product is MANNDNFAQDVTENQLNGNGENGGGDGQEHNSAEAPGRDDDRKLFVGGLSWETMDKELRDHFSAYGEIESINVKTDPNTGRSRGFAFIVFKSPDSIDKVMAAGDHMINNKKVDPKKAKARNGKIFVGGLSSEISDDEIKNFFGNFGNILEVEMPFDKTKNQRKGFCFITFESEQVVNELLKTPKQTIAGKEVDVKRATPKPDGPGGMGGRGGRGGRGARGGRGGRGGYGGQGGAWGNQGYGGYGYGQGGYGSGYDSYGYGYDGYGGYGGYGGYDYSGYPNYDYGGYGGYEGGYGARAAPRGKAGFQGGKQRGGGGGRANQRHQPY
- the LOC121740281 gene encoding RNA-binding protein squid isoform X3; the encoded protein is MDKELRDHFSAYGEIESINVKTDPNTGRSRGFAFIVFKSPDSIDKVMAAGDHMINNKKVDPKKAKARNGKIFVGGLSSEISDDEIKNFFGNFGNILEVEMPFDKTKNQRKGFCFITFESEQVVNELLKTPKQTIAGKEVDVKRATPKPDGPGGMGGRGGRGGRGARGGRGGRGGYGGQGGAWGNQGYGGYGYGQGGYGSGYDSYGYGYDGYGGYGGYGGYDYSGYPNYDYGGYGGYEGGYGARAAPRGKAGFQGGKQRGGGGGRANQRHQPY
- the LOC121740281 gene encoding RNA-binding protein squid isoform X2, whose amino-acid sequence is MANNDNFAQDVTENQLNGNGENGGGDGQEHNSAEAPGRDDDRKLFVGGLSWETMDKELRDHFSAYGEIESINVKTDPNTGRSRGFAFIVFKSPDSIDKVMAAGDHMINNKKVDPKKAKARNGKIFVGGLSSEISDDEIKNFFGNFGNILEVEMPFDKTKNQRKGFCFITFESEQVVNELLKTPKQTIAGKEVDVKRATPKPDGPGGMGGRGGRGGRGARGGRGGRGGYGGQGGAWGNQGYGGYGYGQGGYGSGYDSYGYGYDGYGGYGGYGGYDYSGYPNYAGFQGGKQRGGGGGRANQRHQPY